Genomic window (Streptomyces cadmiisoli):
CGACCTGGTGTTCGACGGTACGAAGCTTCGGCAGATCAAGCCGGTCACGCCGCAGCGGACGGAGACGTTCGAGCAACGCCTCGACTACCACCGGGCGTTCGACGACGGGACGTCGGTCACCGAAAGCACGCTCGTCGGTGTCGGGTACGACAGCATCTGGTCAGCACCCGTGGCGGCCGGCAAGGACGGCCGGCAGTACCTCACGGCCCGCTGGCGCAACCAGGAGCCGCTGCTCTCCGTCACCTCCGGCAAGCAGACCTTCGACGACCTGTGGACCATGCCGGGCTCGACCAAGCTGCCCGAGGACGACTACGAACTCGACCTGATCCACCCCGGCGATGGACTGGCCGAGGACTACGAGGGCGTTGACGCCGAGGGCAAGGCCGCGGTGGTGCGCTGGGACTCCGGCGACGAGGACACCGCGGACGACCAGATCAGGGCCGCACAGGCCGCCGGTGTGAAGCTGCTGCTGTTCGTCAACGACCTCGACGGGCGGCTGCGTCAGCCCATCATCCGATCGACGATCCAGGTGGTGGGCCTGTCCCGCACGAAGGGTGAGGAACTGATCTCGCGGGTGGACGCCAGCGCCACGGCGAGCGTGCCGCTGCGCGCGGTCTCCCGCCCGGACACGGACTACCTGTACGACCTCGTCCGCACCTGGCAGGGCCGCATCCCCTCCGATCTGGTCCACGCGCCCTCCGCCGGCCAACTGGCCCGGGTCGAGACGTCGTTCGAGAATCCGACCGGCCTCGAGGTGTACGAGAACCGGTACGACGTCCACCCCTGGACGACGTACCGGGTGGGCACGAACAGGCTGAGCACGGCCGGCGCACACCGCACCGACTACGTCAGCACCGACAGCGGCTTCTCCTGGACCGAGGAAGGCGAACTGCACCTGCACGCCTACAGCGCGTCGGGACCGGTGACCTACCGAGCGGGCGGGACCACGGCCGTGAGCTGGTTCGGCCCCGTGGTGCGGCCGCGCATCAACGCCGGTTCCCCGCAGCCGCTGCGTACCGGCGACACGATCGATGTCACCGTGCCGTCCTGGAGCGACTCCGGAAACGGCCACGCGAACTACAGCGCCTTCGGCAGCGAGGACGTCACCCAGGAGACCGCGCTCTACCGGGGCGAGACGCTGGTGGCCGAGGGGGCCATCGGAGTGACGGCGACCGTACCCGCGCAGAAGGGTGAGTACCGGCTCCTGCACAAGGCGACCCGCAACGCCACCGCCGCCTTCCCGTACTCCACCGCCACCCGCACCGAGTGGGCCTTCACCTCGGCCGCGCCACGCCGATCGGACGACAGCGTGAAACTCCCGCTCGTGCAGCTGGACTACGCCCTGCCGACGTCCACCGACGGCAAGGCGGCACGCAACGCCTCGCTGCTCGTCACACCCACACATCTGCAAGGAGGCTCGAACGCGGCCCTGCGCACCACCAAGGTGCAGCTGTCCTACGACGACGGCGCCACCTGGACCACGGCGCGGCTCAGCGGCAAGGGCAACGGGAAGGTGAGCCTGAAGCTGGGCGCCCCCTCCGCCGCCCGGTATGTGTCGCTGCGCGTGTACGCCGGGGACAGCGGCGGCAACACGGTCGAACAGACCGTGCTGCGTGCCGCGGGCATCGCCCCATGACCGCGATGACCTCCGTGTAGCGACGGCCCGCGTTGCCCTCGGTGAGGGCCCGGCATCCTTGTGCCGATGCCGGGCCCTCACCGGGGTTCTCACAACCAGCCGCGCTTGGCCGCCTGCACTCCGGCCTCGAAACGGCTCCGGGCCCCCAGGCGCTCCATGAGGCACGTGGCCTTGCGGCGGGCGGTGCGATGGGAGACCCCGAGCCGTTTCGCGATCGCCTCGTCGGTGTAGCCCGCCGCGAGGAGCTTCAGAACGGTGGACTCGCTGTCGGTCAGGCCGTGGGCGTCGGGCCGCGACTCGTCGCCCCACGGCCGGGCGCTGTCCCAGATGGTCTCGAAGAGGGCGTCCAGCATGGCCAGGGTCCCCTCCCCGGACAGGACCACTCCGCCGGCCGTGGTGTCATCGCTCTTCAGCGGGATGACCGCCCGCGTGCGGTCGAACATGACCATGCGGGTCGGCAGGGTCGCCACCGTACGCACCTGGCCCCCCTGCTCGACCAGCCAGGTCAGGTACTCCGTCGTGCGCGGACAGTTGCGGGCGCTGTGAAGGTAGACCGTGCGGCAGGAGACACCCCGGTCGGCGAGGTGTTCGTCGAGCCGCTTCGCCGCCTCGAGCGCCTGGACCGACTGCTGGCCCTTCACCAGGGTCATGACCTCGTTCTCCACGCCGCACGCGAGCGTGGCGAGCCGGTCACGGACGTCGTCGATCCCCACCAGGTGCTCGACACCCGCCTGTGTGGTCGTGGAGCGCACATCCGCGAAGTCGGCGATGAGCTGCGCCGCGGCTGCCCGGGAAGCCTCGACGCGCTGCTGCTGAGCGGCCAGGTCCGCCTGCTGACGCTTGAGCAACAGTTCCAGCCCGACTTCGGGTGTGACCGCTCTGAGCCGTCCGGGCTCCTCGAACGAGGGCCTCACCAGGGCCAGCTCACTCAGCTGGTCGAGTCCCCGGCGGATCGCCTCCTGCGGCCTCCCGAGGTGTTCACTCAGAGCGGAAACGCCCAAATCGGGATACATCAGCATGGTCCGGTAGAGAGCTTCGGTGTCCTCGTCCAATCCGAGCATCGACA
Coding sequences:
- a CDS encoding TrmB family transcriptional regulator, whose translation is MLSMLGLDEDTEALYRTMLMYPDLGVSALSEHLGRPQEAIRRGLDQLSELALVRPSFEEPGRLRAVTPEVGLELLLKRQQADLAAQQQRVEASRAAAAQLIADFADVRSTTTQAGVEHLVGIDDVRDRLATLACGVENEVMTLVKGQQSVQALEAAKRLDEHLADRGVSCRTVYLHSARNCPRTTEYLTWLVEQGGQVRTVATLPTRMVMFDRTRAVIPLKSDDTTAGGVVLSGEGTLAMLDALFETIWDSARPWGDESRPDAHGLTDSESTVLKLLAAGYTDEAIAKRLGVSHRTARRKATCLMERLGARSRFEAGVQAAKRGWL